DNA sequence from the Thermococcus gammatolerans EJ3 genome:
GGTCAACCTCAACGTCTACTCCAACGGCAGAAAGCTCCTGAAGGCTGGAGCCATACCCTGTGAGGACATGCTTCCAGAGACGGCCTACGTCAAGCTCATGTGGGTCCTCGGCCACACCGATGACCTAGGCGAGGTAAGGAAGATAATGCTGACGAACTACGCCGGCGAAATCACGCCCTACACGAGGTACGACACGTTCCTGAGGTGATGAGTGTGGGCATTAAAGCAGTTTATAAAAATGGGGTCTTCAGGCCTTTAGAAAGCGTCAAACTACCCGAGGGAACAGAGGTTGAGGTCATAGTGAAGAGCGCCGGTCCAATCCTGAGGAAATACGCGGGCATGTTGAAGAAGAGCGAGCATGATTGGGAGGCAGAGTACTATGAGTACATCGAGGAAAGAGCTGGCGGTAGTTGACAGCAACGTGT
Encoded proteins:
- a CDS encoding antitoxin family protein is translated as MSVGIKAVYKNGVFRPLESVKLPEGTEVEVIVKSAGPILRKYAGMLKKSEHDWEAEYYEYIEERAGGS